The following proteins are encoded in a genomic region of Ananas comosus cultivar F153 unplaced genomic scaffold, ASM154086v1, whole genome shotgun sequence:
- the LOC109705937 gene encoding uncharacterized protein LOC109705937 produces the protein MGSVPSFSAHHPQPGGSWVRHFPPTRVADCPHPPDRSFTLPRYARTPIRLRLLRQAGYPSEPTPHQSRLRPLPPRQPGYPRLLCISRSFARSLRGASPGSPPPSTGSPHQASLRLSCCRLYSLFKLRDCRMAGAPEVQNWAGRTMMPSVQARGPPPTARPRVEPVDREKTCPLLLRVFTKIGGHHPNEDFAVRGKEPKDEVQIYTWKDATLRELTDLVKEVAPAARKRDAKLSFAFVYPDKNGRFVVRPVGMTFSYGNGRLDDGKTLAELGFQIGDYLSVAIL, from the exons ATGGGCTCGGTTCCTTCCTTCTCCGCGCACCACCCGCAACCCGGCGGGTCTTGGGTCCGCCATTTCCCTCCGACCCGAGTGGCGGACTGCCCGCATCCACCAGATAGAAGTTTTACGCTTCCCAGATACGCTAGAACCCCTATTCGGCTTCGTCTCCTCCGCCAGGCAGGATACCCCAGCGAGCCGACCCCGCACCAGTCGAGGCTTCGCCCGCTTCCTCCGCGCCAGCCGGGCTACCCCCGCCTACTCTGCATCAGCCGGAGCTTCGCCCGAAGCCTCCGAGGAGCTTCCCCAGGATCGCCACCTCCTTCCACCGGATCGCCACACCAAGCCTCCCTTCGACTCTCTTGCTGCCGCCTTTATTCTCTCTTCAAACTT AGGGATTGCAGAATGGCCGGGGCTCCTGAAGTGCAGAATTGGGCGGGAAGGACCATGATGCCCTCTGTTCAGGCCAGGGGGCCTCCTCCGACTGCCCGCCCTCGCGTCGAGCCTGTCGACCGTGAGAAG ACTTGCCCTCTCTTGCTTCGAGTTTTTACAAAG ATTGGTGGGCATCATCCGAATGAAGACTTTGCTGTGAGAGGGAAGGAGCCAAAAGATGAAGTCCAAATTTACACATGGAAGGATGCGACTCTTCGTGAGCTCACTGATTTA GTTAAAGAGGTAGCTCCTGCTGCTAGGAAGAGAGATGCGAAGCTCTCATTTGCTTTTGTCTATCCAGATAAGAATGGACGTTTCGTGGTGAGACCG GTGGGGATGACCTTTTCATACGGAAACGGCAGACTGGACGACGGAAAGACGCTAGCAGAACTCGGCTTTCAG ATAGGGGATTACTTGAGTGTTGCTATCCTCTGA
- the LOC109705935 gene encoding histone deacetylase complex subunit SAP18-like, translated as MAGAPEVQNRAGRPMPSVQARGPPPPARPRVEPVDREKTCPLLLRVFTKIGGHHPNEDFAVRGKEPKDEVQIYTWKDATLRELTDLVKEVAPAARKRDAKLSFAFVYPDKNGRFVVRPVGMTFSYGNGRLDDGKTLAELGFQIGDYLSVAIL; from the exons ATGGCCGGGGCTCCGGAAGTGCAGAATAGGGCGGGAAGGCCGATGCCTTCTGTTCAGGCCAGGGGGCCTCCCCCGCCTGCCCGCCCTCGCGTCGAGCCTGTCGACCGTGAGAAG ACTTGCCCTCTCTTGCTTCGAGTTTTTACAAAG ATTGGTGGGCATCATCCGAATGAAGACTTTGCTGTGAGAGGGAAGGAGCCAAAAGATGAAGTCCAAATTTACACATGGAAGGATGCGACTCTTCGTGAGCTCACTGATTTA GTTAAAGAGGTAGCTCCTGCTGCTAGGAAGAGAGATGCGAAGCTCTCATTTGCTTTTGTCTATCCAGATAAGAATGGACGTTTCGTGGTGAGACCG GTGGGGATGACCTTTTCATACGGAAACGGCAGACTGGACGACGGAAAGACGCTAGCAGAACTCGGCTTTCAG ATAGGGGATTACTTGAGTGTTGCTATCCTCTGA
- the LOC109705932 gene encoding two-component response regulator-like PRR95, which produces MKLAIQCLGVEQPLTCHFTLLLPGLVQLDKYFAAASDGVKAWEMLKEKSYSIDLVLTEVDLPLMSGFGLLSMIREYETCKNIPVIMMSSHDSVSMVFKCMLKGASDFLVKPIRKNELRNLW; this is translated from the exons ATGAAGCTTGCCATACAATGTTTGGGAGTCGAGCAACCACTAACTTGCCATTTCACGTTGCTCCTCCCCGGCTTGGTTCAGCTTGATAAATACT TTGCTGCAGCCTCAGATGGTGTGAAGGCGTGGGAGATGCTGAAGGAAAAATCTTACTCTATAGACCTTGTTTTGACTGAAGTAGATCTTCCCTTGATGTCCGGATTTGGTTTACTTTCGATGATAAGGGAATATGAGACCTGCAAAAATATTCCCGTTATAA TGATGTCTTCACATGATTCTGTTAGCATGGTTTTCAAATGCATGCTGAAAGGTGCGTCAGACTTTCTGGTTAAGCCAATTCGGAAGAATGAACTGAGGAACTTGTGGTAG